The following proteins are co-located in the Microcystis wesenbergii NRERC-220 genome:
- a CDS encoding DUF29 domain-containing protein, giving the protein MKKDTWLNQLQFLYEQDEHLWLTETIKLLKENRLAELDIQHLIEELEALSKRDKNRVESFLRQIIIHLLLWQYWSEEFELHHRHWQGEIATFRVHLNGYLSTNLEKYLLDNQERIYQDAVFIVGQKTEISPHNFPLNCPYSLEQMLDRHWLPERN; this is encoded by the coding sequence ATGAAAAAAGATACTTGGCTAAATCAGTTACAATTTCTCTACGAACAAGATGAACATCTCTGGTTGACTGAAACAATTAAACTTCTCAAGGAAAATCGTCTAGCTGAGTTAGATATTCAACATTTAATCGAGGAGTTGGAGGCTTTGAGCAAACGGGATAAAAATCGAGTTGAGAGTTTTTTAAGACAGATAATTATTCATCTTTTGCTCTGGCAATATTGGTCAGAAGAATTTGAATTACATCATCGGCATTGGCAAGGAGAAATAGCTACTTTTAGAGTGCATCTAAATGGATATTTAAGTACAAATTTAGAAAAATATCTCCTAGATAACCAAGAAAGAATTTATCAAGATGCCGTTTTTATTGTCGGGCAAAAAACTGAAATATCTCCTCACAATTTTCCTCTAAATTGTCCCTATTCTCTCGAACAAATGCTTGATAGGCATTGGTTGCCAGAGCGAAATTAG
- the glgX gene encoding glycogen debranching protein GlgX, whose protein sequence is MTLKTDHGKSHPVGATVLADGVNFSLFSKYATAIELLLFDDTNSPVPSRTILLTPQTNRTFFYWHIFVHGIGVGQVYAYRVYGPDNPARGHRFDPDKVVLDPYAKAIVGAEIYDRQAASEKGDNCHRALRGLVVDPSRYDWEDDAPLRTPYSASFIYEMHVGGFTRNPNSGVSEEKRGTFAGLIEKIPYLKNLGITAVELLPIHYFDPAAAMPGLTNYWGYSTIGFFAPHAGYSSDRSPLGPLNEFRDLVKALHKAGIEVILDVVFNHTAEGDETGPTLSLKGIDNRTYYILDAVDKSLYSNYTGCGNTLKGSHPIVGKMILDCLRYWVSEMHVDGFRFDLAAVLSRNVDGEPILQKGYNMIWAIESDPVLAGTKLIAEAWDAAGLYSVGQFVEFADWFSEWNGPFRDDVRAFVRGDTGIVTKLAARILGSPDIYHRPDNDVNRSINFVTCHDGFTLNDLVSYDEKHNEANGEKNRDGCNDNFSWNCGVEGETNNERIKNLRLQQIKNLLTILFISQGTPMLLMGDEVRRTQKGNNNAYCQDNQLSWFDWSAVEQEFDLWCFVRRLIDFNKKLALFRQEKLLEVTYTSLEPHLSWHGVQLSKPDWSEDSRSLAFSLRHPKANEYLHIMLNAYWESLDFQLPPLFPEEKWHRVIDTAWQLSEAACDLDAAAAIESETYRVQARSAVVLIVKPV, encoded by the coding sequence ATGACCTTAAAAACCGATCACGGTAAAAGCCATCCCGTCGGTGCGACTGTCTTGGCTGATGGTGTCAACTTCTCACTATTTTCTAAGTATGCCACTGCCATAGAATTATTATTATTTGATGATACTAATTCTCCCGTACCTAGCCGGACTATTCTCCTCACCCCGCAAACAAACCGCACCTTTTTCTATTGGCATATTTTCGTTCACGGCATTGGAGTCGGTCAAGTGTATGCTTATCGAGTCTATGGTCCGGATAATCCGGCCCGGGGTCATCGCTTCGATCCTGATAAAGTAGTTCTTGATCCCTATGCGAAAGCGATTGTCGGTGCGGAAATTTATGATCGACAAGCTGCCAGCGAAAAAGGCGATAATTGCCATCGAGCTTTGCGGGGTCTGGTAGTGGATCCGAGCCGCTACGATTGGGAAGATGACGCACCGCTACGCACTCCCTACTCTGCCAGTTTTATCTACGAAATGCACGTCGGTGGCTTTACTCGTAACCCGAATTCCGGTGTTAGCGAGGAAAAAAGAGGTACTTTTGCGGGATTAATCGAAAAAATACCCTATTTGAAAAACCTAGGCATTACTGCCGTGGAATTGTTACCGATTCATTACTTTGATCCCGCTGCGGCCATGCCGGGGTTAACTAACTATTGGGGTTATAGCACGATCGGCTTTTTTGCGCCCCATGCCGGCTACAGTAGCGATCGCTCACCGCTCGGTCCTTTGAATGAATTTCGCGATCTGGTGAAAGCGTTACACAAAGCGGGGATCGAAGTGATTCTCGATGTGGTTTTCAATCATACCGCCGAGGGAGACGAAACCGGGCCGACTCTTTCCTTGAAAGGTATCGATAATCGCACCTACTACATCCTCGATGCGGTCGATAAAAGCCTCTATAGCAACTATACCGGCTGTGGTAACACCCTCAAGGGTAGTCATCCGATTGTTGGCAAAATGATTCTCGATTGTTTGCGCTATTGGGTGTCGGAAATGCACGTCGATGGTTTTCGCTTTGACCTAGCGGCCGTATTATCGCGCAATGTGGACGGGGAACCGATCCTGCAAAAAGGTTATAACATGATCTGGGCGATCGAATCGGATCCAGTCTTAGCCGGGACAAAATTAATCGCCGAAGCTTGGGACGCGGCAGGATTGTATAGTGTCGGTCAATTTGTCGAATTTGCCGATTGGTTTTCCGAGTGGAATGGTCCTTTTCGCGATGATGTGCGCGCTTTTGTCCGGGGAGATACCGGCATAGTCACGAAATTAGCGGCGCGGATTTTAGGAAGCCCCGACATATACCACAGACCTGACAACGATGTCAATAGAAGTATAAATTTTGTTACCTGTCACGATGGCTTTACCCTTAACGATCTAGTGTCCTACGACGAGAAACACAACGAGGCTAACGGTGAGAAGAATCGGGACGGTTGCAACGATAATTTTAGCTGGAATTGTGGGGTAGAAGGGGAAACCAATAACGAGAGGATTAAAAACCTGCGACTGCAACAAATAAAAAATCTCTTAACGATCCTGTTCATTTCCCAAGGAACACCTATGCTGTTGATGGGGGACGAAGTGCGACGCACCCAAAAGGGCAACAATAACGCCTATTGTCAGGATAACCAGTTAAGTTGGTTCGATTGGAGTGCGGTAGAGCAAGAGTTCGATCTTTGGTGTTTCGTAAGGAGACTGATCGATTTTAATAAAAAATTAGCTCTTTTCCGTCAGGAAAAATTGCTAGAAGTCACCTATACCAGTCTCGAACCCCATCTGAGTTGGCATGGCGTACAGTTGAGTAAACCCGATTGGTCGGAAGATTCCCGCAGTTTAGCTTTTTCCCTGCGTCATCCCAAGGCGAACGAGTATTTACACATTATGCTCAACGCTTACTGGGAATCTCTCGACTTCCAGTTACCCCCCCTATTCCCAGAGGAAAAATGGCATCGCGTCATCGATACTGCTTGGCAATTGTCCGAGGCAGCCTGTGATTTAGATGCCGCCGCCGCTATTGAATCGGAAACCTATCGGGTGCAAGCGCGTTCGGCGGTAGTTTTAATCGTTAAACCAGTATAA
- a CDS encoding Uma2 family endonuclease yields MLLITLNENTLSLSPGSQVIFTHQTWEDYERLLSLRLQKTYPKLYFNRKTQEIRLMSPLPSHGNRVDTLRDLVKIILRRQGKDWQCFDPITLKMPGEAGVEPDTCFYIDNRQAILGKERIDLTVDPPPDLAIEVDFTSLTDVEAYQLLKIPELWVYRREELKIYLLIEDSYQESENSRLFPDINIKKLFPYYVELGWSQGSSLALRQFEALDRAC; encoded by the coding sequence ATGCTACTAATTACTCTCAACGAAAATACTTTATCTTTATCTCCTGGCAGTCAAGTTATTTTTACCCATCAGACTTGGGAAGATTACGAAAGATTGCTGAGTTTACGTCTCCAAAAAACCTATCCCAAACTCTATTTTAATCGCAAAACTCAAGAAATTAGGCTTATGTCTCCTTTACCAAGTCATGGCAATCGTGTTGATACATTAAGGGATTTAGTAAAAATTATCCTCCGTCGCCAAGGCAAAGACTGGCAATGTTTTGATCCGATTACCTTGAAAATGCCGGGGGAAGCAGGAGTAGAACCAGATACTTGTTTTTATATTGATAATAGACAGGCAATTTTAGGCAAAGAGAGAATTGATTTAACTGTCGATCCTCCTCCCGATTTAGCTATAGAAGTGGATTTTACTTCCCTGACTGATGTAGAGGCTTATCAATTGTTGAAAATACCCGAATTGTGGGTTTATCGTCGGGAAGAATTAAAAATATATCTGTTAATAGAAGACAGTTATCAAGAAAGCGAAAACAGTCGTCTCTTTCCCGATATAAATATCAAGAAACTTTTTCCCTATTATGTAGAATTAGGCTGGAGCCAAGGTTCTAGTCTTGCTTTACGTCAATTTGAAGCTTTAGATAGGGCTTGCTGA
- a CDS encoding DUF3887 domain-containing protein: MMRLSLAKRVSILSLCLMGFSLPWTAFSVSPVQANLEPNAIAIGDPVREEKQARQLVQWLGTKQYDKVIAALSPQLKPLWTAEKLQKVWESQVTDHTGPFKRIVKSKLLDAINANLVIVTVEFEKVTEDVVITFNRSGQVVAADFPEFRSISEIGTAFVTSLVNKDYGLARGFLHPLLKAEVFPTRVQGAWENLLKRTGPVRRIVGTQVRKGADTDGVDLVLVTIQFEKLTDTLILVFDDQKQIVNVDFPLGN; the protein is encoded by the coding sequence ATGATGCGGCTTTCATTAGCGAAACGGGTATCGATTCTCTCTTTGTGTTTAATGGGTTTTTCCCTGCCTTGGACCGCATTCAGCGTTTCACCAGTACAGGCGAACCTAGAACCGAATGCGATCGCTATTGGTGATCCCGTCCGAGAAGAAAAGCAAGCTCGGCAGTTAGTACAATGGTTGGGAACTAAACAATACGACAAGGTGATTGCAGCTTTGTCACCCCAACTAAAACCCCTCTGGACTGCCGAAAAACTGCAAAAGGTCTGGGAAAGCCAAGTAACTGACCATACTGGACCGTTTAAGCGCATTGTCAAAAGCAAGCTACTCGATGCTATCAATGCCAATCTGGTGATTGTCACCGTTGAATTTGAGAAAGTTACCGAAGATGTGGTAATTACCTTTAACCGGTCTGGTCAGGTGGTTGCCGCCGATTTTCCCGAATTTCGTAGTATTTCTGAGATTGGCACTGCTTTTGTCACGTCCTTGGTCAACAAAGACTACGGCCTGGCCCGAGGTTTTTTACATCCTCTCCTGAAAGCTGAGGTTTTCCCTACCAGAGTACAAGGCGCTTGGGAGAATTTACTTAAGCGTACCGGCCCCGTGCGTCGGATCGTGGGAACTCAGGTCAGAAAAGGTGCGGATACGGACGGTGTGGATTTGGTGTTGGTGACGATTCAATTTGAAAAACTGACGGATACTTTAATCCTCGTTTTTGATGATCAAAAGCAGATTGTCAACGTGGATTTCCCTTTAGGCAATTAG